The Juglans microcarpa x Juglans regia isolate MS1-56 chromosome 8S, Jm3101_v1.0, whole genome shotgun sequence genome has a window encoding:
- the LOC121244557 gene encoding F-box protein SKP2B — translation MVGKGNLRAEDLNLCFEKLMMLGGNGIRKGGVKMEGGIITEWKDIPTELLLQIVSLVDDKTVIMASGVCRGWRDAICLGLTHLSFSWCSKNMNNLVLSLAPKFTKLQSLILRQDKPQLEDHAVETIANCCHDLQVLDLSKSFKLSDSSLYALAHGCPNLSKLNISGCSAFSDSALAYLASFCRKLKVLNLCGCVKAASDSALQAIGCYCSQLQSLNLGWCDNVSDVGVMSLAYGCPDLRTLDLCGCVRITDDSVIALANRCLHLRSLGLYYCQNITDRAMYSLAHSRVKKTSMWESVKEINDEDGLRTLNISQCTALTPPAVQAVCDSFPALHTCSGRHSLIMSGCLNLMSVHCACAFHAHRTASNVAHPAH, via the exons ATGGTAGGTAAAGGCAACCTGAGGGCTGAGGACTTGAACTTGTGCTTTGAGAAGCTTATGATGCTTGGTGGAAATGGGATTCGGAAAGGAGGGGTGAAAATGGAAGGTGGTATCATCACTGAGTGGAAGGATATTCCCACAGAGCTCTTGTTGCAAATTGTTTCTCTTGTTGATGATAAGACGGTGATCATGGCATCCGGAGTGTGTCGTGGGTGGAGAGATGCTATTTGCTTGGGCCTTAcccatctctctttctcatg GTGCAGCAAGAACATGAACAACTTGGTCCTATCTCTTGCTCCAAAGTTCACAAAATTGCAGAGTCTCATATTGCGCCAAGATAAACCACAGCTTGAGGATCATGCTGTTGAAACTATTGCAAACTGCTGTCATGATCTGCAGGTCCTGGACCTCAGCAAAAGTTTCAAGCTTAGTGACAGCTCCCTGTATGCCCTGGCTCATGGTTGCCCTAATCTTTCAAAACTCAACATCAGTGGATGTTCAGCATTCAGTGACAGTGCTCTTGCATATCTGGCTAGTTTTTGCCGTAAGTTAAAGGTTTTAAATCTTTGTGGATGTGTCAAAGCTGCATCTGACAGTGCATTGCAG GCTATTGGATGTTACTGCAGTCAGTTGCAGTCTTTGAATCTAGGATGGTGTGATAATGTAAGTGATGTGGGAGTAATGAGTTTAGCATATGGATGCCCTGATCTCAGAACTCTTGATTTGTGCGGCTGTGTTCGCATAACAG ATGATAGTGTGATTGCTCTTGCAAACAGATGTCTTCATTTGAGATCCCTTGGCCTGTACTACTGTCAGAACATCACAGACAGAGCAATGTACTCTTTGGCCCACAGCCGAGTGAAGAAGACTTCAATGTGGGAATCAGTGAAAGAAATTAATGACGAGGATGGGCTTAGGACTCTCAACATCAGCCAGTGCACGGCACTCACCCCCCCTGCTGTTCAGGCGGTGTGCGATTCATTTCCTGCACTCCACACTTGCTCGGGAAGGCATTCGCTTATCATGAGCGGCTGTCTGAACTTAATGTCCGTGCATTGTGCCTGTGCCTTCCATGCACACCGCACAGCCAGCAATGTTGCTCACCCAGCTCATTGA
- the LOC121244567 gene encoding ACT domain-containing protein ACR3 yields MSRVCWPYFDPEYESFSTRINPPRVSVDNISCHDCTLIKVDSVNKPGILLEVVQILIDLDLIITKAYISSDGGWFMDVFHVTDQQGNRVTDSKTIDYIEKALGPNGHVKDKLRTWPGKRVGVHSIGDHTAIELIGRDRPGLLSEISAVLANLDINVVTAELWTHNGRIACVLYVNDNTTNRAVDDPTRLSVMEEQLKNILRVCEDDKWEGCTSFSMGYTHVDRRLHQMFFADRDYERGGVTTEIDYPPAFKPKITVDRCEEKGYSVISVRCKDRAKLMFDIVCTLTDMQYVVFHATISSDGPYASQEYFIRHVDGCTLDTEGEKERVVKCLEAAIQRRVTEGLSLELCAKDRVGLLSEVTRILRENGLSVTRADVTTVGEQAVNVFYVRDASGKPVDTKTIEALRKEIGHTIKLNVKKVPAASAKAPEASGWAKTSFFFGNLLERFLA; encoded by the exons ATGTCAAGAGTTTGTTGGCCATACTTTGATCCTGAATATGAGAGCTTTAGCACCAGAATCAATCCTCCAAG GGTGTCCGTAGACAACATTAGTTGCCATGACTGTACTCTAATCAAG GTTGACAGCGTTAACAAACCAGGAATTCTGTTGGAAGTTGTGCAAATACTGATAGATCTTGACCTCATCATTACCAAAGCTTACATCTCCTCTGATGGTGGATGGTTCATGGATG TATTTCATGTCACGGATCAACAAGGAAACAGGGTAACAGACAGCAAAACCATCGACTACATAGAGAAG GCTTTAGGACCAAATGGACACGTGAAGGACAAGTTGAGGACTTGGCCAGGCAAAAGGGTTGGGGTACACTCTATTGGTGATCACACAGCTATTGAGCTCATTGGCAGGGACCGTCCTGGTCTCTTATCTGAGATCTCCGCTGTTCTTGCCAACCTCGACATTAATGTTGTTACAGCTGAACTATGGACGCACAATGGGCGAATAGCATGTGTTCTTTATGTCAATGATAACACCACAAACCGTGCCGTAGATGACCCGACAAGATTATCTGTAATGGAGGAGCAGCTTAAGAACATCTTGCGAGTATGTGAGGATGACAAGTGGGAGGGCTGCACAAGTTTCTCCATGGGGTACACCCATGTTGATAGACGGCTCCATCAGATGTTTTTTGCTGATAGGGACTATGAAAGAGGTGGAGTAACAACTGAGATTGATTATCCTCCTGCATTCAAACCAAAAATTACAGTTGACCGTTGCGAGGAAAAGGGGTACTCAGTGATTAGTGTACGGTGCAAAGATCGTGCAAAACTAATGTTTGACATCGTGTGCACACTCACAGACATGCAATATGTTGTTTTCCATGCCACCATTTCATCAGATGGCCCGTATGCATCACAG GAATATTTTATTCGTCACGTCGATGGGTGCACACTTGATACCgaaggagaaaaggaaagggTCGTTAAATGTCTTGAAGCTGCTATTCAAAGAAGAGTAACTGAG GGTCTAAGCCTAGAGCTCTGTGCAAAGGATAGAGTAGGTTTACTATCTGAAGTAACAAGGATCTTGAGAGAGAATGGATTATCAGTCACCAGAGCGGATGTAACAACAGTAGGGGAGCAAGCAGTGAATGTTTTCTACGTTAGAGACGCTTCAGGGAAGCCAGTGGACACAAAGACCATTGAAGCACTTCGCAAAGAAATTGGACACACAATCAAGCTCAATGTGAAGAAGGTCCCAGCAGCAAGTGCAAAGGCACCTGAGGCTAGCGGATGGGCTAAAACGAGCTTCTTCTTTGGTAACTTGTTGGAAAGGTTCTTAGCTTAA